In Oncorhynchus keta strain PuntledgeMale-10-30-2019 chromosome 19, Oket_V2, whole genome shotgun sequence, a single genomic region encodes these proteins:
- the LOC127909624 gene encoding shugoshin 1-like, translating to MQPIGSSLKSSRARKMRSTITVDYKELSLHAKLRRGDKFTDTKFLRSPIFKQKPRKSMKTQPSLLEKYNESVVGCR from the exons ATGCAGCCTATCGGAAGTTCTCTAAAGAGCTCCCGCGCCCGCAAGATGAGGTCCACGATAACAGTGGACTACAAAGAGCTGTCGCTGCACGC GAAACTGAGGCGTGGAGACAAGTTCACAGACACCAAGTTCCTCCGCTCTCCCATCTTCAAACAGAAACCCAGGAAGTCCATGAAGACCCAGCCGTCGTTGCTGGAGAAATACAATGAGTCTGTTGTGGGATGTCGCTAA